The genomic DNA CGCTGAGTCGATTGTTGATGCTCCACCTGAATTTCTTCACGACATGCGTGCCGAGGCGCAAGAAATCCTTTCAGTCTGGGAAGGTAGGTCGAACGAGGACGAGGCCGGAAAAGAATCGGCACTCAGAAGCGAGGACGACCAATGAGCCCAGCCCGTAGGCGCCACCGGCGCCGGAGCCAGTCGACGCAACCGGGAGAAAGCGCCGACTCGTCCTCGTTCATTGGGGCGGGTTCACCCCACGACTTGTCACCAGCGCAACGCTACGCCGCGTTTCTCAATGAGCAGCGGGCAGCGCAATCAGTGCGCTATCAGTGGACGCAGACCCTGTCGTTTACCCCCGACGCGTTCCAGATTCACGCAATGGATGCCGTGGAGAGGGGCGAATGCGTGCTGGTTGCCGCTCCAACGGGAGCGGGAAAGACCGTCATCGGGGAATTCGCTACCCATCTTGCGCTTGCGCACGGGAAACGCTGTTTCTACACGACACCAATTAAGGCGCTGTCGAATCAGAAATATCTCGATTTTTCTCGCCGTTTCGGCTCAGACAATGTTGGCCTGCTGACGGGGGATACCTCAATTAACGCGGGCGCGCCGATCATCGTCATGACCACCGAGGTCCTTCGTAACATGATCTACGCGGGAGCTGACCTGAGGGAACTCGAATCCGTGGTCCTTGATGAAGTGCATTATCTTGCCGATCGTTTTCGCGGTCCCGTGTGGGAAGAAGTGATTATTCATCTTCCTCGACGAATCAGTATCGTTGCGCTATCGGCCACGGTATCCAATGCGGAGGAATTTGGAGCGTGGATCCGCGAGGTGCGGGGCACATGTGACATCGTTGTTTCAGAGACTCGACCTGTTCCTCTCTACCAGCACATGATGGTCGGGGATGAGATTTTCGACGTGTACGCGCCTTCACAGCGTTCATCTTCCGTGCGCGCATCGCATGGAAGTTCTGTGGCCTTAGCGAAGCTCAATCCCGAGCTCATCGCGGCAACGTCTCAGCCTCGGTCTCGCGTTGGACGGGGCAGCCGTAACTGGTCGCAGGAGCAACACGTGGCTCGCCCACGGGAGTCGCGCCCCTCGACCCTCATCACCCTTGATCGCGCGCATCTGCTCCCCGCAATCACCTTTGTGTTTTCCCGCGCAGGTTGCGAGGATGCCGTGCGTCAGATCCTTGCCGCCCGCATCGTTTTGACAACGCGGGAGGAAGCAGATCAGATTCGTCGGTACGCCGAAGAAGCAACTCTTGCGGTGTCGGCTGAGGATCATGCCGTTCTTGGTCTTGACCGGTGGATTCGGGGATTGGAACGCGGTGTTGCCGCTCATCACGCTGGACTTCTGCCGATCATGAAAGAAACCGTTGAACAGCTTTTTGCGCGTGGTCTGGTCAAAATGGTGTACGCAACGGAAACTCTTGCGCTGGGTATCAACATGCCGGCGCGCACCGTTGTCATTGAGTCGCTGCGCAAGTGGAACGGAGCGGAACACGTTCAACTCACGCCGGGGGAGTACACCCAGCTGTCAGGGCGCGCAGGCCGACGAGGAATCGACACCGAGGGCCACAGCGTGGTGCTCCACCAGGGACGGGTTGCTCCCCAAGAGGTTGCGGCTCTTGCGTCGAAACGAACATATCCCTTGGTGTCGGCTTTCCACCCGACATATAACATGGTCGTCAACCTTCTTGAACATTTAACACGAGCTCAA from Schaalia sp. ZJ405 includes the following:
- a CDS encoding DEAD/DEAH box helicase; its protein translation is MSPARRRHRRRSQSTQPGESADSSSFIGAGSPHDLSPAQRYAAFLNEQRAAQSVRYQWTQTLSFTPDAFQIHAMDAVERGECVLVAAPTGAGKTVIGEFATHLALAHGKRCFYTTPIKALSNQKYLDFSRRFGSDNVGLLTGDTSINAGAPIIVMTTEVLRNMIYAGADLRELESVVLDEVHYLADRFRGPVWEEVIIHLPRRISIVALSATVSNAEEFGAWIREVRGTCDIVVSETRPVPLYQHMMVGDEIFDVYAPSQRSSSVRASHGSSVALAKLNPELIAATSQPRSRVGRGSRNWSQEQHVARPRESRPSTLITLDRAHLLPAITFVFSRAGCEDAVRQILAARIVLTTREEADQIRRYAEEATLAVSAEDHAVLGLDRWIRGLERGVAAHHAGLLPIMKETVEQLFARGLVKMVYATETLALGINMPARTVVIESLRKWNGAEHVQLTPGEYTQLSGRAGRRGIDTEGHSVVLHQGRVAPQEVAALASKRTYPLVSAFHPTYNMVVNLLEHLTRAQTRDLLETSFAQYQADGTVVRLAQHARALEERERELAAKIHCDHGDAREYFELRDRLSRVQKESAKTRIADAREEARSVLVNARPGDILAYGRGRKITYAVFAYMTETASGRRIPQVIGTDGKWHALDSRDAPGGMQVVGHMTIAGGSALRRHKERIRIGDELHHRVRSGTLDTPRRRSDGQLNDRGSGGEDEEATLQTAIRHHGVHRCPERESHARAGHQWARVHREREKVLEQVNNYTHTIAQEFDRVCQVLEELEFLSGETVTDKGQQLRRVFGERDLITMEAVTSGAWDTLSPAELAAVISGCVYESRADETMPLTLPAGVGPAIDDAWERTLEAMERVHAAEERVGSDLTPSVDAGLVGATLAWAHGSSLSTALASSDIQGGDFVRWIRQVMDALDQLRHIDRPALTDTARQARQLLIHGVVSWSHL